DNA from Micromonospora nigra:
CGTTGCCGGCCCGGGGCGGGCCGTCACTGCGCACTGTAGTCGCCGTCCGGGCGACCCGACACACGCGCCCCGACCCCCACCCGGCTACCGGTCAGTAGTCGACCTGGCGGTTGTCACCCCCCGGCGGCTTGCCCGTCACCAGCACCCTGGCGATGCCGAGCAGGCTGACCACCCGCCCGCTGGGGTAGTCCCAGTACTCGGCGGAGGTGGCGTGCACGGTCACCAGGGTCAGGCCGGCGGTGTCCACCCCGTCCGGGAACCACGCCTTCAGCAGCGGGCTCCACAGCTGCTCGGCCTTCGCCCGGTCGAAGCCCTCCCGGGCGGTGCCGGACACCGACACCCAGGACTGCCGCTTCTGGTCGGAGAAGCTCAGGTTGACCTCGGGATTGACCCTCAGCTGACGCACCTTCGCCGAGTCGGCGTACGCGAAGAACCACAGCTCACCGTCGAACTCGGCCTCCTGCAGGGCCATCGGCCGGCTCACCAGGCGGCCGTCCAACGACGTGGTGGTGAACATGCAGACTCCCGCGTCCCGGATCAGCTCGGTGACCTTGCCACGGGGATCAGTGGTGGACTCGTCGGTCATGGCGACTCCTCGGGTCGGTGATCCCGAACCTCCTCGGGTCGGTGATCCCGAACCCCGTGCCCCAGACGGTGCGGAGCAAACCTAGGAACCGGTCATCGTCCGCCAGCGGGCCAGATTGTGCCGGGCGTCGACCAGGGCGTCGTGCCGGGCCGCGTCGGCGTCCGGCAGCGGCGGGCGGCCCCGGTCGTCCCACAACTGGCGCAGATCCTTGGTGAACCGGGGGATCTCCCGTGGCAGCGCCGTCATCGGCCCCCACAACTGGGCCAGCACCACGTGGTCGTACGCGGCGTACCAGGCCCACAGCTCCACCTGCTCCCCCGGACGACCCCGGACGGGCTCGACGAGGAACTCGTACAGCTCGTCGCGGATGCGCTGGCGGGACCGCCAGGCCCGGTCGGCCGGGGACGGCAGCCGGTCAAGCACGTTGCGCCGCACCCACGGCACCGCGCGGGAGTCGTCGAACTCCGTGGAGACCGCGTAGAACTCGCGGCCGTACTCGTCGACGACGCCGATCGACACCAGGTCGACGGTCCGGCCGTCCTCGATGAACTCGCAGTCGTAAAAGTAGCGGTACACCATCTGCGTCATCCTCGCCCACGCCGACCCGCACCGCGCGGGCGGGGCGGAGCCGGGGGTCGACCACGCGGTCCGCGGGGCGGGCGGGAAGCGACGAACCCGGGCGCGACGGTGCCGCCGACCCCTCGCCGGGAGCGTTCCCGGAGGTCAGAGCGCCACGCACCGGGATTCGGAACGGTCACGGAAGTGATTTCAGGGGTGTACAGCAAGCGACCGGAGCGTCATGATCTGATGTGTACCGCTGCCGGCGGGAAGCCGGCGTCAGTTCACCTAGTCAGGGGCCGTCAGGGTTCACGCGGTGAGCGGTGTGGTCCTTGACCGGGGAGGGGTGGGACCGTGGAGATGCGCCTGCCGGAGCCAGGCGACGCGCTCACGGGTGTCGAGATGTTCGCCGGGCTGGAGGCCGAGGCCCGCCAACGGGTGATCGCCGCCGCCGTGCCGCGCACCTACCGCAAGGGCCAGCTGCTGTTCGTGGAGAACGATCCGGGCGAGTCGCTGATCGTGCTGCGCCGGGGAGCCGTCGCCGTGTTCCGCACCGCTCCGACCGGCGAGCGTGCGGTGCTGTCGGTGATAAGACCGCCGGACGTGCTGGGCGAGGTCTCGCTGCTCGACGCCTCCACCCGGTCGGCGTCCGCTGAGGCCATCGAGGACTGCGCCGCGCTCGCGTTGTCCCGTCCGGCGTTCATGGACCTGGTCCACTCGAACCCGCGGATCCTCGACGCGGTGATGCGCTCGCTGGGCGCCCTCATCCGCCGGCTGACCGAGCAGAACGCCGATCACGTCTTCCTCGACCTGCCCGGCCGGGTCGCCAAGACCCTGGTCCGACTCGCCGGCGAGAGCCAGGCCCCCATGATCACCATCGAGTTGAACCAGAGCCAGCTCGCCGAGATGGCCGGTGGTTCGCGACAGAGCGTCAACCAGGCGATCGGCTCGTTCGCCAACCGCGGCTGGCTGCGCACCGAGGGGCGACGCATCGTGGTCACCGACGTGGCGGCGCTACGCCGCCGGGCGGGGATGAGCGACCGCTGACCCGCCGGGTGACGGTGACCCGGCCCTGACCCGCCGCCGACCCGGCCGGCCCCGCCGCCACGCCCCGAGCGACCGCTGAGACGACGCGCGGGGTCGGCGGCGTCCCACGCCGCCGACCCCGCGTCGGGCGGGTGCGCGATTCAGGGCGTGGTGCTGCCCGGCCCGGCCCAGTCGGTGCCGCCGGGCCCAGCCCAGTCGGTGCCGTCCTTGGTTCCACCGGACTGCTCGCTGACGATGCCCTGCGCCTGGAGCGCGGCGAGTGTCGCGGCGTCGACGTCCACGGAGTCACCGGCGAGGTGGGTGACCCCGCTGCTGTCGGTCCAGTCGCTCTGCAGCATGACGAAAACCATGGAACTTCCCCCCTGGTCAGCGGTTGACGATCGGCCGCCTGAATCTAGCCGTTCGGCACCGACGACGGAGCCCGACGCGGTGTCCGCAAACCAACAGCCCGGTACCCGACAACACGGGCGGCCGAGGATACTCGTTGTCAACCGACGCCGTCGGGCGTCGGCCGCTCGCCAGTGGAGGGTGTCAT
Protein-coding regions in this window:
- a CDS encoding polyadenylate-specific 3'-exoribonuclease AS is translated as MVYRYFYDCEFIEDGRTVDLVSIGVVDEYGREFYAVSTEFDDSRAVPWVRRNVLDRLPSPADRAWRSRQRIRDELYEFLVEPVRGRPGEQVELWAWYAAYDHVVLAQLWGPMTALPREIPRFTKDLRQLWDDRGRPPLPDADAARHDALVDARHNLARWRTMTGS
- a CDS encoding pyridoxamine 5'-phosphate oxidase family protein encodes the protein MTDESTTDPRGKVTELIRDAGVCMFTTTSLDGRLVSRPMALQEAEFDGELWFFAYADSAKVRQLRVNPEVNLSFSDQKRQSWVSVSGTAREGFDRAKAEQLWSPLLKAWFPDGVDTAGLTLVTVHATSAEYWDYPSGRVVSLLGIARVLVTGKPPGGDNRQVDY
- a CDS encoding Crp/Fnr family transcriptional regulator; protein product: MEMRLPEPGDALTGVEMFAGLEAEARQRVIAAAVPRTYRKGQLLFVENDPGESLIVLRRGAVAVFRTAPTGERAVLSVIRPPDVLGEVSLLDASTRSASAEAIEDCAALALSRPAFMDLVHSNPRILDAVMRSLGALIRRLTEQNADHVFLDLPGRVAKTLVRLAGESQAPMITIELNQSQLAEMAGGSRQSVNQAIGSFANRGWLRTEGRRIVVTDVAALRRRAGMSDR